In Crassostrea angulata isolate pt1a10 chromosome 6, ASM2561291v2, whole genome shotgun sequence, a genomic segment contains:
- the LOC128186803 gene encoding kinase suppressor of Ras 1-like isoform X5: protein MSDSSDAENEVIEKTLKNVEFIQTMIDSTAKLLLGLRNECAATNDLTQNEIREQESKLLKLFSKQLVQTTKADPQHTQEKLSGYPKTDQWLTVVGLPENAVQEILKRDIKLGTLLEMTEEEVQSLLQRLNTAEDDITKLNTALRNLKIWTGRELHGGLGESDIELHWTRYRSPSSSPYNSSPNNPSSGRPSTSSETSQLLPTPPHSTPSSPSPVHQERQNRITPPATPPTTRPLQHNTTSRIPSTPPPPSRIKVKSPSTAVPITSSKSYTNLHTNLHIKVVDVDGINKRRKRPDLTLENTHVVRRPSNEDPYPSPSQTSPSCLDSNLSIPPGRSPKCVHRFKKGYIMSGTCEVCNKQIYFRGKTCKICKFKCHRDCTSRAPTQCLPDFYLIDLKHRDGSPSPSAERNGIHLKPSKNSSVPAFHTTDSGSNPSSCNSSTPSSPTTMRYTPSPANTQNLTTFTFPEIVEPSANGDVLGKDSSVSSSRDVVGTNTSDDSNKTLVDSNASEKTLEREDSIDSQDGIIHHWDRGNSLSVTLKEWDIPFEQLKLMDKIGTGRFGTVYKGTWHGQVAIKMLHMDPDSDNNQAQLSAFKLEVAMLKNTRHENLLLFMGACMKPPHLAIVTSYCSGQTLYTYVRTNAREKFNMNKTIMIAQQIAQGMGYLHARGIIHKDLKTKNIFLENGKVVITDFGLFSVTKICHGNRKGDWLHISPGWLCYLSPEVIRCLHSGRSKVDLPFSEKSDVYAFGTIWYELLVGDWPFRNQPPECIIWQVGRGIKQSLGSVMASKEVKDVLMDCWSYQPDDRPQFRALLKLVEKLPKKRLVRSPSHPVHLSRSVDSVFTA from the exons ATGTCCGACTCTTCAGACGCAGAGAACGAAGTCATCGAGAAAACTCTGAAAAATGTGGAATTCATACAAACTATGATAGATAGCACAGCGAAACTACTGCTAGGTTTACGAAATGAATGTGCAGCAACAAATGATTTGACACAGAATGAAATTAGAGAACAGGAG AGTAAGCTGCTGAAATTGTTCAGTAAACAGTTGGTTCAAACCACCAAAGCTGACCCCCAGCACACTCAGGAGAAGCTATCTGGTTATCCCAAGACTGACCAATGGCTGACCGTGGTCGGGCTACCAGAGAATGCTGTACAG GAGATCCTGAAGCGAGATATCAAGTTAGGGACACTGCTGGAGATGACAGAGGAAGAGGTGCAGAGTCTTCTCCAGCGATTAAACACTGCAGAAGATGACATCACCAAACTAAACACCGCCCTACGGAACCTCAAAATATGGACCG GGAGAGAGCTGCATGGTGGTCTGGGGGAGAGTGACATTGAGCTTCACTGGACGCGCTACCGGTCACCTTCCAGTAGTCCCTACAACAGCTCCCCCAACAACCCTTCATCAGGCCGTCCCTCCACGTCATCGGAGACCTCTCAGCTCCTCCCCACCCCTCCACACAGCACCCCCTCATCTCCATCACCGGTCCACCAGGAAAGACAAAACAG aatCACCCCTCCAGCCACCCCTCCCACAACGCGACCCTTACAACACAACACGACTAGCAGAATCCCAAGCACCCCACCCCCGCCCAGTAGGATCAAGGTCAAGAGCCCTTCTACGGCGGTCCCCATCACCTCAAGCAAGTCCTACACCAACCTCCACACCAATCTCCACATCAAAGTGGTCGACGTGGACGGAATCAACAA GCGAAGAAAACGACCAGATTTGACACTGGAAAATACACACGTGGTTCGAAGGCCATCCAATGAGGACCCCTACCCCTCACCCTCACAGACTTCTCCCTCTTGTCTGGACA GTAATCTCAGTATTCCTCCCGGGCGGTCTCCAAAGTGTGTCCACAG ATTTAAGAAAGGCTACATTATGAGTGGGACGTGTGAAGTCTGTAACAAGCAGATTTACTTCAGGGGGAAGACATGCAAAATTTGCAA GTTTAAGTGTCACAGAGACTGTACAAGTCGGGCTCCAACACAGTGTCTCCCAGATTTCTACCTGATAGATCTAAAACACAGAGATG GTTCCCCTAGTCCAAGTGCAGAAAGAAATGGCATTCACCTGAAACCAAGCAAAAACAGTTCGGTTCCAGCTTTTCATACCACAGACTCTGGTTCCAATCCATCTTCATGTAATTCTTCAACTCCATCCTCCCCCACCACCATGCGCTACACACCCTCCCCGGCCAACACACAAAACCTGACCACGTTCACCTTCCCAG AAATTGTAGAGCCCAGTGCCAATGGTGATGTTTTAGGAAAAGACTCCTCAGTGTCCAGTAGTAG AGATGTGGTGGGTACGAACACCTCAGATGACAGCAACAAAACACTAGTAGAT AGTAATGCTTCAGAGAAAACACTAGAGAGGGAAGACTCCATAGACAGTCAGGATGGCATTATTCACCACTGGGACAGGGGCAACAGT CTATCTGTGACATTAAAAGAGTGGGATATTCCATTTGAGCAGTTAAAGTTAATGGATAAAATTGGAACCGGTCGATTTGGAACAGTGTATAA GGGCACTTGGCATGGACAGGTAGCCATTAAAATGTTACACATGGATCCAGATTCCGACAACAACCAAGCTCAACTGTCAGCATTCAAACTTGAG GTTGCCATGTTGAAGAACACACGGCATGAAAACCTGTTATTATTTATGGGTGCTTGTATGAAACCTCCACACCTGGCCATAGTCACCAG TTACTGCAGTGGACAGACATTATATACATATGTCCGTACCAATGCCCGCGAAAAATTCAATATGAACAAAACTATTATGATAGCTCAGCAGATTGCACAG GGTATGGGTTATTTACATGCAAGAGGAATCATCCATAAAGACTTGAAAACAAAGAACATTTTTCTAGAAAATGGCAAAGTTGTAATCACAGACTTCGGACTATTTAGTGTGACCAAAATCTGCCATGGAAATAG GAAGGGTGACTGGTTGCACATCTCTCCGGGCTGGCTGTGTTACCTGTCCCCTGAGGTCATTAGGTGTCTACACTCTGGGAGATCAAAAGTAGACCTGCCGTTTTCTGAAAAGTCTGATGTTTACGCATTTGG AACAATTTGGTATGAGTTGCTAGTTGGTGACTGGCCCTTCAGAAACCAACCACCAGAGTGCATCATTTGGCAGGTTGGGAGGGGGATCAAGCAATCTCTGGGGAGCGTCATGGCTTCAAAGGAGGTCAAG GATGTTTTAATGGACTGCTGGTCCTACCAGCCCGATGATCGACCACAATTCAGAGCACTTCTAAAGTTGGTGGAGAAGCTACCGAAGAAACGATTGGTCAGAAGCCCCTCCCATCCTGTCCACTTATCTCGCAGCGTGGATTCCGTGTTCACGGCCTGA
- the LOC128186803 gene encoding kinase suppressor of Ras 2-like isoform X3 produces the protein MSDSSDAENEVIEKTLKNVEFIQTMIDSTAKLLLGLRNECAATNDLTQNEIREQESKLLKLFSKQLVQTTKADPQHTQEKLSGYPKTDQWLTVVGLPENAVQEILKRDIKLGTLLEMTEEEVQSLLQRLNTAEDDITKLNTALRNLKIWTGRELHGGLGESDIELHWTRYRSPSSSPYNSSPNNPSSGRPSTSSETSQLLPTPPHSTPSSPSPVHQERQNRITPPATPPTTRPLQHNTTSRIPSTPPPPSRIKVKSPSTAVPITSSKSYTNLHTNLHIKVVDVDGINKFNKHLITRPSHPPLIKSYSEERRKRPDLTLENTHVVRRPSNEDPYPSPSQTSPSCLDSNLSIPPGRSPKCVHRFKKGYIMSGTCEVCNKQIYFRGKTCKICKFKCHRDCTSRAPTQCLPDFYLIDLKHRDGSPSPSAERNGIHLKPSKNSSVPAFHTTDSGSNPSSCNSSTPSSPTTMRYTPSPANTQNLTTFTFPEIVEPSANGDVLGKDSSVSSSRDVVGTNTSDDSNKTLVDSNASEKTLEREDSIDSQDGIIHHWDRGNSLSVTLKEWDIPFEQLKLMDKIGTGRFGTVYKGTWHGQVAIKMLHMDPDSDNNQAQLSAFKLEVAMLKNTRHENLLLFMGACMKPPHLAIVTSYCSGQTLYTYVRTNAREKFNMNKTIMIAQQIAQGMGYLHARGIIHKDLKTKNIFLENGKVVITDFGLFSVTKICHGNRKGDWLHISPGWLCYLSPEVIRCLHSGRSKVDLPFSEKSDVYAFGTIWYELLVGDWPFRNQPPECIIWQVGRGIKQSLGSVMASKEVKDVLMDCWSYQPDDRPQFRALLKLVEKLPKKRLVRSPSHPVHLSRSVDSVFTA, from the exons ATGTCCGACTCTTCAGACGCAGAGAACGAAGTCATCGAGAAAACTCTGAAAAATGTGGAATTCATACAAACTATGATAGATAGCACAGCGAAACTACTGCTAGGTTTACGAAATGAATGTGCAGCAACAAATGATTTGACACAGAATGAAATTAGAGAACAGGAG AGTAAGCTGCTGAAATTGTTCAGTAAACAGTTGGTTCAAACCACCAAAGCTGACCCCCAGCACACTCAGGAGAAGCTATCTGGTTATCCCAAGACTGACCAATGGCTGACCGTGGTCGGGCTACCAGAGAATGCTGTACAG GAGATCCTGAAGCGAGATATCAAGTTAGGGACACTGCTGGAGATGACAGAGGAAGAGGTGCAGAGTCTTCTCCAGCGATTAAACACTGCAGAAGATGACATCACCAAACTAAACACCGCCCTACGGAACCTCAAAATATGGACCG GGAGAGAGCTGCATGGTGGTCTGGGGGAGAGTGACATTGAGCTTCACTGGACGCGCTACCGGTCACCTTCCAGTAGTCCCTACAACAGCTCCCCCAACAACCCTTCATCAGGCCGTCCCTCCACGTCATCGGAGACCTCTCAGCTCCTCCCCACCCCTCCACACAGCACCCCCTCATCTCCATCACCGGTCCACCAGGAAAGACAAAACAG aatCACCCCTCCAGCCACCCCTCCCACAACGCGACCCTTACAACACAACACGACTAGCAGAATCCCAAGCACCCCACCCCCGCCCAGTAGGATCAAGGTCAAGAGCCCTTCTACGGCGGTCCCCATCACCTCAAGCAAGTCCTACACCAACCTCCACACCAATCTCCACATCAAAGTGGTCGACGTGGACGGAATCAACAA ATTTAACAAACACTTAATTACTAGACCGTCCCATCCACCCCTGATTAAATCCTATTCGGAAGA GCGAAGAAAACGACCAGATTTGACACTGGAAAATACACACGTGGTTCGAAGGCCATCCAATGAGGACCCCTACCCCTCACCCTCACAGACTTCTCCCTCTTGTCTGGACA GTAATCTCAGTATTCCTCCCGGGCGGTCTCCAAAGTGTGTCCACAG ATTTAAGAAAGGCTACATTATGAGTGGGACGTGTGAAGTCTGTAACAAGCAGATTTACTTCAGGGGGAAGACATGCAAAATTTGCAA GTTTAAGTGTCACAGAGACTGTACAAGTCGGGCTCCAACACAGTGTCTCCCAGATTTCTACCTGATAGATCTAAAACACAGAGATG GTTCCCCTAGTCCAAGTGCAGAAAGAAATGGCATTCACCTGAAACCAAGCAAAAACAGTTCGGTTCCAGCTTTTCATACCACAGACTCTGGTTCCAATCCATCTTCATGTAATTCTTCAACTCCATCCTCCCCCACCACCATGCGCTACACACCCTCCCCGGCCAACACACAAAACCTGACCACGTTCACCTTCCCAG AAATTGTAGAGCCCAGTGCCAATGGTGATGTTTTAGGAAAAGACTCCTCAGTGTCCAGTAGTAG AGATGTGGTGGGTACGAACACCTCAGATGACAGCAACAAAACACTAGTAGAT AGTAATGCTTCAGAGAAAACACTAGAGAGGGAAGACTCCATAGACAGTCAGGATGGCATTATTCACCACTGGGACAGGGGCAACAGT CTATCTGTGACATTAAAAGAGTGGGATATTCCATTTGAGCAGTTAAAGTTAATGGATAAAATTGGAACCGGTCGATTTGGAACAGTGTATAA GGGCACTTGGCATGGACAGGTAGCCATTAAAATGTTACACATGGATCCAGATTCCGACAACAACCAAGCTCAACTGTCAGCATTCAAACTTGAG GTTGCCATGTTGAAGAACACACGGCATGAAAACCTGTTATTATTTATGGGTGCTTGTATGAAACCTCCACACCTGGCCATAGTCACCAG TTACTGCAGTGGACAGACATTATATACATATGTCCGTACCAATGCCCGCGAAAAATTCAATATGAACAAAACTATTATGATAGCTCAGCAGATTGCACAG GGTATGGGTTATTTACATGCAAGAGGAATCATCCATAAAGACTTGAAAACAAAGAACATTTTTCTAGAAAATGGCAAAGTTGTAATCACAGACTTCGGACTATTTAGTGTGACCAAAATCTGCCATGGAAATAG GAAGGGTGACTGGTTGCACATCTCTCCGGGCTGGCTGTGTTACCTGTCCCCTGAGGTCATTAGGTGTCTACACTCTGGGAGATCAAAAGTAGACCTGCCGTTTTCTGAAAAGTCTGATGTTTACGCATTTGG AACAATTTGGTATGAGTTGCTAGTTGGTGACTGGCCCTTCAGAAACCAACCACCAGAGTGCATCATTTGGCAGGTTGGGAGGGGGATCAAGCAATCTCTGGGGAGCGTCATGGCTTCAAAGGAGGTCAAG GATGTTTTAATGGACTGCTGGTCCTACCAGCCCGATGATCGACCACAATTCAGAGCACTTCTAAAGTTGGTGGAGAAGCTACCGAAGAAACGATTGGTCAGAAGCCCCTCCCATCCTGTCCACTTATCTCGCAGCGTGGATTCCGTGTTCACGGCCTGA
- the LOC128186803 gene encoding kinase suppressor of Ras 2-like isoform X6 → MSDSSDAENEVIEKTLKNVEFIQTMIDSTAKLLLGLRNECAATNDLTQNEIREQESKLLKLFSKQLVQTTKADPQHTQEKLSGYPKTDQWLTVVGLPENAVQEILKRDIKLGTLLEMTEEEVQSLLQRLNTAEDDITKLNTALRNLKIWTGRELHGGLGESDIELHWTRYRSPSSSPYNSSPNNPSSGRPSTSSETSQLLPTPPHSTPSSPSPVHQERQNRITPPATPPTTRPLQHNTTSRIPSTPPPPSRIKVKSPSTAVPITSSKSYTNLHTNLHIKVVDVDGINKFNKHLITRPSHPPLIKSYSEERRKRPDLTLENTHVVRRPSNEDPYPSPSQTSPSCLDSNLSIPPGRSPKCVHRISNTFKITTCDFCHKQMFLGYKCKVCKFKCHRDCTSRAPTQCLPDFYLIDLKHRDGSPSPSAERNGIHLKPSKNSSVPAFHTTDSGSNPSSCNSSTPSSPTTMRYTPSPANTQNLTTFTFPEIVEPSANGDVLGKDSSVSSSRDVVGTNTSDDSNKTLVDSNASEKTLEREDSIDSQDGIIHHWDRGNSLSVTLKEWDIPFEQLKLMDKIGTGRFGTVYKGTWHGQVAIKMLHMDPDSDNNQAQLSAFKLEVAMLKNTRHENLLLFMGACMKPPHLAIVTSYCSGQTLYTYVRTNAREKFNMNKTIMIAQQIAQGMGYLHARGIIHKDLKTKNIFLENGKVVITDFGLFSVTKICHGNRKGDWLHISPGWLCYLSPEVIRCLHSGRSKVDLPFSEKSDVYAFGTIWYELLVGDWPFRNQPPECIIWQVGRGIKQSLGSVMASKEVKDVLMDCWSYQPDDRPQFRALLKLVEKLPKKRLVRSPSHPVHLSRSVDSVFTA, encoded by the exons ATGTCCGACTCTTCAGACGCAGAGAACGAAGTCATCGAGAAAACTCTGAAAAATGTGGAATTCATACAAACTATGATAGATAGCACAGCGAAACTACTGCTAGGTTTACGAAATGAATGTGCAGCAACAAATGATTTGACACAGAATGAAATTAGAGAACAGGAG AGTAAGCTGCTGAAATTGTTCAGTAAACAGTTGGTTCAAACCACCAAAGCTGACCCCCAGCACACTCAGGAGAAGCTATCTGGTTATCCCAAGACTGACCAATGGCTGACCGTGGTCGGGCTACCAGAGAATGCTGTACAG GAGATCCTGAAGCGAGATATCAAGTTAGGGACACTGCTGGAGATGACAGAGGAAGAGGTGCAGAGTCTTCTCCAGCGATTAAACACTGCAGAAGATGACATCACCAAACTAAACACCGCCCTACGGAACCTCAAAATATGGACCG GGAGAGAGCTGCATGGTGGTCTGGGGGAGAGTGACATTGAGCTTCACTGGACGCGCTACCGGTCACCTTCCAGTAGTCCCTACAACAGCTCCCCCAACAACCCTTCATCAGGCCGTCCCTCCACGTCATCGGAGACCTCTCAGCTCCTCCCCACCCCTCCACACAGCACCCCCTCATCTCCATCACCGGTCCACCAGGAAAGACAAAACAG aatCACCCCTCCAGCCACCCCTCCCACAACGCGACCCTTACAACACAACACGACTAGCAGAATCCCAAGCACCCCACCCCCGCCCAGTAGGATCAAGGTCAAGAGCCCTTCTACGGCGGTCCCCATCACCTCAAGCAAGTCCTACACCAACCTCCACACCAATCTCCACATCAAAGTGGTCGACGTGGACGGAATCAACAA ATTTAACAAACACTTAATTACTAGACCGTCCCATCCACCCCTGATTAAATCCTATTCGGAAGA GCGAAGAAAACGACCAGATTTGACACTGGAAAATACACACGTGGTTCGAAGGCCATCCAATGAGGACCCCTACCCCTCACCCTCACAGACTTCTCCCTCTTGTCTGGACA GTAATCTCAGTATTCCTCCCGGGCGGTCTCCAAAGTGTGTCCACAG GATATCAAACACATTTAAGATCACAACTTGTGACTTCTGTCACAAACAAATGTTTTTGGGCTACAAGTGTAAAGTCTGCAA GTTTAAGTGTCACAGAGACTGTACAAGTCGGGCTCCAACACAGTGTCTCCCAGATTTCTACCTGATAGATCTAAAACACAGAGATG GTTCCCCTAGTCCAAGTGCAGAAAGAAATGGCATTCACCTGAAACCAAGCAAAAACAGTTCGGTTCCAGCTTTTCATACCACAGACTCTGGTTCCAATCCATCTTCATGTAATTCTTCAACTCCATCCTCCCCCACCACCATGCGCTACACACCCTCCCCGGCCAACACACAAAACCTGACCACGTTCACCTTCCCAG AAATTGTAGAGCCCAGTGCCAATGGTGATGTTTTAGGAAAAGACTCCTCAGTGTCCAGTAGTAG AGATGTGGTGGGTACGAACACCTCAGATGACAGCAACAAAACACTAGTAGAT AGTAATGCTTCAGAGAAAACACTAGAGAGGGAAGACTCCATAGACAGTCAGGATGGCATTATTCACCACTGGGACAGGGGCAACAGT CTATCTGTGACATTAAAAGAGTGGGATATTCCATTTGAGCAGTTAAAGTTAATGGATAAAATTGGAACCGGTCGATTTGGAACAGTGTATAA GGGCACTTGGCATGGACAGGTAGCCATTAAAATGTTACACATGGATCCAGATTCCGACAACAACCAAGCTCAACTGTCAGCATTCAAACTTGAG GTTGCCATGTTGAAGAACACACGGCATGAAAACCTGTTATTATTTATGGGTGCTTGTATGAAACCTCCACACCTGGCCATAGTCACCAG TTACTGCAGTGGACAGACATTATATACATATGTCCGTACCAATGCCCGCGAAAAATTCAATATGAACAAAACTATTATGATAGCTCAGCAGATTGCACAG GGTATGGGTTATTTACATGCAAGAGGAATCATCCATAAAGACTTGAAAACAAAGAACATTTTTCTAGAAAATGGCAAAGTTGTAATCACAGACTTCGGACTATTTAGTGTGACCAAAATCTGCCATGGAAATAG GAAGGGTGACTGGTTGCACATCTCTCCGGGCTGGCTGTGTTACCTGTCCCCTGAGGTCATTAGGTGTCTACACTCTGGGAGATCAAAAGTAGACCTGCCGTTTTCTGAAAAGTCTGATGTTTACGCATTTGG AACAATTTGGTATGAGTTGCTAGTTGGTGACTGGCCCTTCAGAAACCAACCACCAGAGTGCATCATTTGGCAGGTTGGGAGGGGGATCAAGCAATCTCTGGGGAGCGTCATGGCTTCAAAGGAGGTCAAG GATGTTTTAATGGACTGCTGGTCCTACCAGCCCGATGATCGACCACAATTCAGAGCACTTCTAAAGTTGGTGGAGAAGCTACCGAAGAAACGATTGGTCAGAAGCCCCTCCCATCCTGTCCACTTATCTCGCAGCGTGGATTCCGTGTTCACGGCCTGA
- the LOC128186803 gene encoding kinase suppressor of Ras 1-like isoform X4 yields the protein MSDSSDAENEVIEKTLKNVEFIQTMIDSTAKLLLGLRNECAATNDLTQNEIREQESKLLKLFSKQLVQTTKADPQHTQEKLSGYPKTDQWLTVVGLPENAVQEILKRDIKLGTLLEMTEEEVQSLLQRLNTAEDDITKLNTALRNLKIWTGRELHGGLGESDIELHWTRYRSPSSSPYNSSPNNPSSGRPSTSSETSQLLPTPPHSTPSSPSPVHQERQNRITPPATPPTTRPLQHNTTSRIPSTPPPPSRIKVKSPSTAVPITSSKSYTNLHTNLHIKVVDVDGINKRRKRPDLTLENTHVVRRPSNEDPYPSPSQTSPSCLDSNLSIPPGRSPKCVHRFKKGYIMSGTCEVCNKQIYFRGKTCKICKFKCHRDCTSRAPTQCLPDFYLIDLKHRDGSPSPSAERNGIHLKPSKNSSVPAFHTTDSGSNPSSCNSSTPSSPTTMRYTPSPANTQNLTTFTFPEIVEPSANGDVLGKDSSVSSSRDVVGTNTSDDSNKTLVDSNASEKTLEREDSIDSQDGIIHHWDRGNSLSVTLKEWDIPFEQLKLMDKIGTGRFGTVYKGTWHGQVAIKMLHMDPDSDNNQAQLSAFKLEVAMLKNTRHENLLLFMGACMKPPHLAIVTSYCSGQTLYTYVRTNAREKFNMNKTIMIAQQIAQGMGYLHARGIIHKDLKTKNIFLENGKVVITDFGLFSVTKICHGNRKGDWLHISPGWLCYLSPEVIRCLHSGRSKVDLPFSEKSDVYAFGTIWYELLVGDWPFRNQPPECIIWQVGRGIKQSLGSVMASKEVKDLFGICWSFNHSDRPEFNQLIEHIRKLSTRIPPKSINFRRSSDPVVLGARSLGMF from the exons ATGTCCGACTCTTCAGACGCAGAGAACGAAGTCATCGAGAAAACTCTGAAAAATGTGGAATTCATACAAACTATGATAGATAGCACAGCGAAACTACTGCTAGGTTTACGAAATGAATGTGCAGCAACAAATGATTTGACACAGAATGAAATTAGAGAACAGGAG AGTAAGCTGCTGAAATTGTTCAGTAAACAGTTGGTTCAAACCACCAAAGCTGACCCCCAGCACACTCAGGAGAAGCTATCTGGTTATCCCAAGACTGACCAATGGCTGACCGTGGTCGGGCTACCAGAGAATGCTGTACAG GAGATCCTGAAGCGAGATATCAAGTTAGGGACACTGCTGGAGATGACAGAGGAAGAGGTGCAGAGTCTTCTCCAGCGATTAAACACTGCAGAAGATGACATCACCAAACTAAACACCGCCCTACGGAACCTCAAAATATGGACCG GGAGAGAGCTGCATGGTGGTCTGGGGGAGAGTGACATTGAGCTTCACTGGACGCGCTACCGGTCACCTTCCAGTAGTCCCTACAACAGCTCCCCCAACAACCCTTCATCAGGCCGTCCCTCCACGTCATCGGAGACCTCTCAGCTCCTCCCCACCCCTCCACACAGCACCCCCTCATCTCCATCACCGGTCCACCAGGAAAGACAAAACAG aatCACCCCTCCAGCCACCCCTCCCACAACGCGACCCTTACAACACAACACGACTAGCAGAATCCCAAGCACCCCACCCCCGCCCAGTAGGATCAAGGTCAAGAGCCCTTCTACGGCGGTCCCCATCACCTCAAGCAAGTCCTACACCAACCTCCACACCAATCTCCACATCAAAGTGGTCGACGTGGACGGAATCAACAA GCGAAGAAAACGACCAGATTTGACACTGGAAAATACACACGTGGTTCGAAGGCCATCCAATGAGGACCCCTACCCCTCACCCTCACAGACTTCTCCCTCTTGTCTGGACA GTAATCTCAGTATTCCTCCCGGGCGGTCTCCAAAGTGTGTCCACAG ATTTAAGAAAGGCTACATTATGAGTGGGACGTGTGAAGTCTGTAACAAGCAGATTTACTTCAGGGGGAAGACATGCAAAATTTGCAA GTTTAAGTGTCACAGAGACTGTACAAGTCGGGCTCCAACACAGTGTCTCCCAGATTTCTACCTGATAGATCTAAAACACAGAGATG GTTCCCCTAGTCCAAGTGCAGAAAGAAATGGCATTCACCTGAAACCAAGCAAAAACAGTTCGGTTCCAGCTTTTCATACCACAGACTCTGGTTCCAATCCATCTTCATGTAATTCTTCAACTCCATCCTCCCCCACCACCATGCGCTACACACCCTCCCCGGCCAACACACAAAACCTGACCACGTTCACCTTCCCAG AAATTGTAGAGCCCAGTGCCAATGGTGATGTTTTAGGAAAAGACTCCTCAGTGTCCAGTAGTAG AGATGTGGTGGGTACGAACACCTCAGATGACAGCAACAAAACACTAGTAGAT AGTAATGCTTCAGAGAAAACACTAGAGAGGGAAGACTCCATAGACAGTCAGGATGGCATTATTCACCACTGGGACAGGGGCAACAGT CTATCTGTGACATTAAAAGAGTGGGATATTCCATTTGAGCAGTTAAAGTTAATGGATAAAATTGGAACCGGTCGATTTGGAACAGTGTATAA GGGCACTTGGCATGGACAGGTAGCCATTAAAATGTTACACATGGATCCAGATTCCGACAACAACCAAGCTCAACTGTCAGCATTCAAACTTGAG GTTGCCATGTTGAAGAACACACGGCATGAAAACCTGTTATTATTTATGGGTGCTTGTATGAAACCTCCACACCTGGCCATAGTCACCAG TTACTGCAGTGGACAGACATTATATACATATGTCCGTACCAATGCCCGCGAAAAATTCAATATGAACAAAACTATTATGATAGCTCAGCAGATTGCACAG GGTATGGGTTATTTACATGCAAGAGGAATCATCCATAAAGACTTGAAAACAAAGAACATTTTTCTAGAAAATGGCAAAGTTGTAATCACAGACTTCGGACTATTTAGTGTGACCAAAATCTGCCATGGAAATAG GAAGGGTGACTGGTTGCACATCTCTCCGGGCTGGCTGTGTTACCTGTCCCCTGAGGTCATTAGGTGTCTACACTCTGGGAGATCAAAAGTAGACCTGCCGTTTTCTGAAAAGTCTGATGTTTACGCATTTGG AACAATTTGGTATGAGTTGCTAGTTGGTGACTGGCCCTTCAGAAACCAACCACCAGAGTGCATCATTTGGCAGGTTGGGAGGGGGATCAAGCAATCTCTGGGGAGCGTCATGGCTTCAAAGGAGGTCAAG GATTTATTCGGCATTTGCTGGTCGTTCAATCACTCGGATAGACCCGAGTTTAATCAGTTGATTGAACACATTCGCAAACTTTCCACTAGGATACCGCCCAAGTCAATTAATTTTAGGCGCTCTTCTGATCCAGTGGTTCTCGGGGCCAGATCACTAGG GATGTTTTAA